A genomic segment from Sulfitobacter mediterraneus encodes:
- a CDS encoding vitamin B12-dependent ribonucleotide reductase: MKIERNFTKAGQDAYADLDFITTVSEIRNPDGSVVFKLDDVEVPSSWSQVASDVIAQKYFRKAGVPSKLKKVKEKGVPEFLWRSVAAEGAEMGGETSSKQVFDRLAGAWAYWGWKGGYFTTEDDARAYYDEMRHMLASQRAAPNSPQWFNTGLHWAYGIDGPAQGHYYVDHKSGKLTRSKSSYEHPQPHACFIQSVADDLVGDGGIMDLWVREARLFKYGSGTGTNFSSLRAAGESLSGGGKSSGLMGFLKIGDRAAGAIKSGGTTRRAAKMVIVDADHPDIEEFINWKVLEEQKVASIVAGSKMHEQKLNQIFDAIKAWDGAEADAYDPAKNDQLKAAVRDAKKVAIPETYVKRVLDYAKQGHTSIEFPTYDTDWDSEAYNSVSGQNSNNSIRVTNAFLTAVEKDADWELIDRVNGKVSKTVRARDLWEQVGHAAWACADPGIQYHDTVNEWHTCPEDGAIRGSNPCSEYMFLDDTACNLASMNLLTFLKDGEFQVEDYMHASRLWTVTLEISVMMAQFPSKEIAQRSYDFRTLGLGYANIGGLLMNMGYSYDSDEGRALCGALTAILTGVSYATSAEMAGELGAFPGYAKNDKHMLRVIRNHRNAAYGNDTGYEKLAVKPVALDHGNCPQPGLVDVAMSCWDEALKLGEAHGYRNAQVSVIAPTGTIGLVMDCDTTGIEPDFALVKFKKLAGGGYFKIINQSVPAALEKLGYGSAQIEEIVSYAVGHGTIGNAPGINHTTLAGHGFGPNELAKVDAALAQAFDIRFVFNQWTLGEEFCTQVLGIPAEKLNDPTFDLLKSLGFSRKDVDAANDHVCGTMTLEGAPHLKEEHYGIFDCANPCGKKGKRYLSVNSHIYMMAAAQSFISGAISKTINMPNDATIEDCQKAYELSWSLGIKANALYRDGSKLSQPLAAALVEDDDEAAEVLESGSIQEKAAVLAEKVVEKVIVKEIIKSHREKMPERRKGYTQKAVVGGHKVYLRTGEYEDGKLGEIFIDMHKEGAGFRAMMNNFAIAVSVGLQYGVPLEEFVDAFTFTKFEPAGMVQGNETIRNATSILDYIFRELAVSYLDRTDLAHVKPQGATFDDLGKGEAEENVANVSELSETAATRSLEVLKQISSTGYLRNRLPQELVVLQGGQEVTASAVETLVPEVATAGGVAVAMSTTTAVASGSVTSLDARTKAKMQGYEGEACGECGNYTLVRNGTCMKCNTCGGTSGCS; encoded by the coding sequence ATGAAGATTGAACGGAATTTCACCAAAGCCGGTCAGGACGCCTACGCGGACCTGGATTTTATCACCACGGTATCGGAAATCCGAAATCCGGATGGATCGGTGGTGTTCAAACTGGACGATGTCGAAGTTCCGTCAAGCTGGAGCCAGGTCGCAAGCGACGTCATCGCGCAAAAATATTTCCGCAAAGCGGGCGTTCCGAGCAAACTCAAGAAGGTCAAAGAAAAGGGCGTGCCAGAGTTCCTGTGGCGCTCTGTTGCGGCTGAGGGCGCCGAGATGGGCGGCGAGACTTCTTCCAAGCAGGTGTTTGACCGTTTGGCAGGTGCCTGGGCCTATTGGGGTTGGAAGGGTGGCTATTTCACCACCGAGGACGACGCCCGCGCCTATTATGACGAAATGCGCCACATGCTGGCCAGCCAACGCGCCGCGCCGAACTCTCCTCAGTGGTTCAACACCGGCCTGCATTGGGCGTACGGCATCGATGGTCCGGCACAGGGCCACTATTATGTCGATCACAAATCCGGCAAGCTGACCCGCTCCAAATCCTCATATGAACATCCGCAGCCGCATGCCTGCTTTATCCAATCTGTCGCCGATGATCTGGTGGGCGATGGCGGCATCATGGATCTTTGGGTCCGCGAGGCGCGTCTGTTCAAATACGGCTCCGGCACCGGCACCAACTTTTCGTCCCTGCGGGCCGCAGGAGAAAGCCTGTCTGGTGGCGGCAAATCCTCTGGCTTGATGGGATTCCTGAAAATCGGTGACCGCGCTGCGGGCGCTATTAAATCGGGCGGCACAACGCGCCGCGCGGCCAAAATGGTGATCGTCGATGCCGATCACCCCGACATCGAAGAATTCATCAACTGGAAGGTTCTCGAAGAGCAGAAAGTGGCGTCCATCGTCGCAGGCTCCAAGATGCACGAGCAAAAGCTGAACCAGATCTTTGACGCCATCAAAGCATGGGACGGGGCAGAGGCAGACGCCTATGATCCGGCCAAGAATGATCAGTTGAAAGCAGCTGTGCGCGACGCCAAAAAAGTCGCGATCCCAGAGACTTATGTCAAGCGTGTGCTGGATTACGCCAAGCAGGGTCACACCAGCATCGAATTCCCCACCTATGACACCGACTGGGATTCCGAAGCCTATAATTCTGTATCGGGCCAGAACTCCAACAACTCCATCCGTGTCACCAACGCATTTCTCACAGCCGTGGAAAAAGACGCCGATTGGGAACTGATCGACCGGGTGAACGGCAAAGTATCCAAAACCGTCCGGGCCCGCGATCTGTGGGAACAGGTGGGCCACGCGGCATGGGCCTGCGCCGATCCGGGTATCCAGTATCACGACACGGTCAACGAATGGCACACATGCCCCGAGGACGGCGCCATTCGCGGCTCAAACCCCTGTTCTGAATACATGTTCCTTGATGACACGGCCTGTAACCTTGCCTCGATGAACTTGCTGACCTTCCTCAAGGATGGCGAGTTTCAGGTCGAAGACTACATGCATGCCTCGCGTCTGTGGACAGTGACACTGGAAATCTCGGTGATGATGGCGCAGTTCCCGTCCAAAGAGATTGCACAGCGGTCCTATGACTTCCGCACGCTGGGTCTGGGTTACGCCAACATCGGCGGTTTGCTGATGAACATGGGGTATTCCTATGACAGTGATGAGGGCCGTGCCCTTTGTGGTGCGCTGACCGCGATCCTGACGGGCGTGTCTTATGCCACCTCCGCCGAGATGGCGGGCGAGTTGGGCGCGTTTCCGGGCTATGCCAAGAACGACAAACACATGCTGCGGGTGATCCGCAATCACCGCAACGCGGCTTACGGCAATGACACCGGCTATGAAAAGCTGGCGGTCAAGCCTGTGGCGCTTGATCATGGCAACTGCCCGCAGCCGGGTCTGGTCGATGTGGCGATGTCCTGCTGGGATGAGGCGCTGAAGCTGGGCGAGGCCCATGGCTACCGCAACGCGCAGGTTTCCGTGATCGCGCCAACCGGCACCATTGGTCTGGTGATGGATTGTGACACCACCGGGATCGAGCCTGACTTTGCGCTGGTGAAGTTCAAGAAACTGGCCGGCGGCGGTTATTTCAAGATCATCAACCAATCGGTTCCGGCAGCACTTGAAAAGCTGGGCTATGGCTCTGCCCAGATCGAAGAGATTGTATCTTACGCAGTGGGCCACGGCACCATCGGCAATGCGCCGGGCATCAACCACACCACGCTGGCCGGTCACGGCTTTGGTCCCAATGAACTGGCCAAGGTTGACGCGGCATTGGCGCAGGCTTTTGACATCCGGTTTGTGTTCAACCAGTGGACATTGGGAGAAGAGTTCTGCACCCAAGTGCTTGGTATTCCGGCGGAAAAGCTCAATGATCCCACCTTTGACCTGCTGAAATCTCTGGGTTTCTCCCGCAAGGATGTGGATGCAGCCAACGACCATGTCTGCGGCACCATGACCCTTGAGGGCGCGCCGCATCTGAAAGAAGAGCATTACGGCATCTTCGATTGCGCCAACCCATGTGGCAAAAAGGGCAAGCGTTACCTGAGCGTGAACAGCCACATCTACATGATGGCGGCGGCACAAAGCTTTATCTCCGGCGCGATCTCAAAAACCATCAACATGCCAAACGATGCCACCATCGAGGATTGTCAAAAAGCCTATGAGCTGAGCTGGTCCTTGGGCATCAAGGCCAACGCGCTCTACCGTGACGGCTCCAAACTGTCGCAACCTCTGGCGGCGGCGCTGGTTGAGGATGACGATGAGGCGGCAGAGGTGCTGGAAAGTGGCTCCATTCAGGAAAAGGCTGCGGTTCTTGCGGAAAAAGTCGTGGAAAAGGTGATCGTCAAAGAGATCATCAAATCCCACCGCGAGAAAATGCCGGAACGCCGCAAGGGCTACACCCAAAAGGCGGTTGTTGGCGGGCACAAGGTCTATCTGCGCACCGGCGAATACGAAGACGGCAAGCTGGGCGAGATCTTCATCGACATGCACAAAGAGGGTGCCGGCTTCCGGGCGATGATGAACAACTTTGCCATCGCAGTATCGGTTGGCCTGCAATACGGCGTGCCGCTTGAGGAATTTGTCGACGCCTTCACCTTCACCAAATTTGAGCCTGCGGGCATGGTGCAGGGCAATGAGACCATTCGCAACGCGACCTCGATCCTTGACTATATCTTCCGCGAACTGGCGGTAAGCTATCTGGACCGCACCGATCTGGCCCATGTGAAGCCGCAGGGCGCGACATTTGATGATCTGGGCAAGGGCGAGGCCGAAGAAAACGTGGCCAATGTGTCCGAACTGTCCGAAACCGCTGCGACGCGGTCCCTCGAAGTGCTCAAGCAAATCAGTTCAACCGGATATCTGCGCAACCGTTTGCCGCAGGAACTGGTTGTCCTGCAGGGCGGCCAGGAAGTGACGGCATCCGCGGTAGAAACACTTGTGCCCGAAGTGGCCACTGCCGGCGGCGTTGCGGTTGCGATGTCGACCACCACGGCTGTGGCGTCCGGCTCTGTCACCAGTCTTGATGCCCGGACGAAGGCCAAGATGCAGGGGTATGAGGGTGAGGCCTGCGGCGAATGCGGCAATTACACTCTGGTGCGCAACGGGACCTGCATGAAATGCAACACCTGCGGTGGGACAAGCGGGTGTAGCTAA
- a CDS encoding Ig-like domain-containing protein has product MPDDFSDTTLTSGAITPGTSVTGEIEVIGDADWFEVTLIAGRIYEIEMRGADTADGTLADPEFAGVFLSDGTAAVGTGNGDASADTTNSATTFYAPYSGVYYLSATGLTGTGTYTLEITDLLNSVSGAAPDDLIVGTEADDTLLGLAGNDTIYGLGGDDLIEGGDNDDSIIGGLGADTILGGSGNDTIVSSNGPDPDHDGAILGVAEDDLSITDVIYGGDGDDLINMGDDLPAGNNSITYGEAGNDSITGRGAVQYIDGGTGADYMQGSGGATIYIVDNFGDQTIELSSDVMGPGNSATGDIDEVRSSISWTLLPWNEAGGANQIENLTLIEGGNASATGNEVGNVIIGNTGSNRINGMGGDDTLTGGGSADIFQFSPGGGHDIITDFQVGIDQFGTVGFGSAPTVVETVDADGYRVFTFDGDTSVTLLGVFANRAPEFTSVPPLTINEDELFTYRVTADDPDDDNLSFVSSSWPSWLTPVGGVLTGTPTQENVGTEGNSFSFVISDPGGLTATQEFVIEVLNVNDDPVFDTSPILTGTEGSAYSYTPTFNDEDGDIPTIDMANTVLPDWLTIDPATGALSGTPTQADVGTHAINIAIRDGNGGTAVQAFELTIEAVNDPPVAQDDTATGTEDAVLVIANLLGNDSDAEGDPLSIQSVSQGAHGDVMLNADGTVSYTPDPDFSGTDTFTYTVTDDTGGTDTANVTVTIENENDAPAGDIRISGAAIVGQTLTVDLSQLSDPDGIDSATMTYQWLRNGAEIAGATASTFTLSDADIDATLSASLFYNDEGGTAEAVTSLATGAVAAEATPVTGTLAITGTAGLFQVLQVSKDQLNDPDGLALQSESYQWLSDGQPITGATGPVLEITPELMGRDITVQLHYVDSTGTEATLASAPLAIPDPIIGTEAADQMTGTSGNDLIDGLDDHDTLVFTANRASYSITLSQQGIIVDDRRTDGDGTDQIANIETLAFLDNNWPLHVFSDVTTLSQAEFSTFIEMYIAYFNRAPDAEGLFFWANALSNGTSLEEIAALFFDQDETRSIYGDEITDLQGFAQQVYQNVLGRAFDQEGLDFWVSVLQSGAVALPTFMLEIIRGAKAPAAEDASQAFKDQKAADVAYLSNKADLGTYFSAIKGMSDVENARAAMTLFNGSADSITAAKNAIDGYYADALDAQNGEFLISVVGVVDDPFAA; this is encoded by the coding sequence ATGCCTGACGATTTCTCCGATACAACATTGACTTCCGGTGCAATCACCCCCGGCACATCGGTCACCGGCGAGATCGAAGTCATCGGTGATGCGGACTGGTTCGAGGTCACGCTGATCGCGGGACGGATCTATGAAATAGAGATGCGCGGCGCAGACACCGCGGATGGCACATTGGCCGATCCAGAATTTGCCGGTGTGTTTTTGTCCGATGGCACGGCAGCGGTGGGTACCGGCAATGGCGACGCTTCTGCCGACACAACAAACAGCGCAACGACATTCTATGCGCCCTACAGCGGTGTCTATTATCTGTCCGCAACCGGGCTGACAGGTACCGGCACCTATACTTTGGAAATTACGGATCTGTTGAACAGCGTCAGCGGGGCCGCGCCAGACGACCTGATCGTCGGAACCGAAGCGGACGACACGCTGCTTGGCCTCGCAGGCAACGACACGATCTATGGATTGGGCGGCGATGATCTGATTGAGGGCGGTGACAACGACGACAGCATCATCGGCGGGCTGGGCGCAGATACGATCCTGGGCGGCAGCGGCAATGACACCATCGTAAGCTCGAATGGACCGGACCCGGACCATGATGGCGCAATCCTCGGCGTGGCCGAAGACGACCTTTCCATCACCGACGTAATCTACGGCGGCGATGGCGATGACCTGATCAACATGGGCGACGATCTGCCTGCCGGCAATAACTCCATCACCTATGGCGAGGCGGGTAACGACAGCATAACAGGACGCGGCGCAGTGCAATACATCGACGGCGGCACCGGCGCGGACTACATGCAAGGCAGCGGCGGCGCGACGATCTACATCGTCGACAACTTTGGTGATCAGACGATCGAGCTTTCCTCCGATGTGATGGGCCCTGGCAATTCAGCAACCGGCGATATTGACGAAGTGCGCTCCAGCATCAGTTGGACCTTGCTGCCCTGGAATGAGGCTGGCGGGGCAAACCAGATCGAGAACCTGACACTGATCGAGGGCGGCAACGCCAGCGCAACTGGCAATGAGGTGGGCAATGTCATAATTGGCAATACGGGCAGCAACCGGATCAACGGCATGGGCGGCGATGACACCCTAACCGGTGGCGGCAGTGCGGATATCTTTCAATTCTCTCCGGGCGGTGGTCACGATATCATCACAGATTTTCAGGTCGGCATTGATCAATTCGGCACCGTCGGCTTTGGCAGCGCGCCTACAGTGGTCGAAACTGTCGATGCAGACGGATATCGGGTCTTTACCTTTGATGGCGACACGTCCGTGACCCTTTTGGGGGTCTTTGCCAACCGCGCGCCGGAGTTTACCAGCGTCCCGCCCCTGACCATCAACGAAGACGAGCTGTTCACTTACCGCGTGACGGCAGACGATCCCGACGACGACAACCTCAGCTTTGTCAGCTCCTCCTGGCCATCCTGGCTGACGCCGGTGGGCGGGGTACTGACAGGCACCCCCACGCAAGAGAATGTCGGCACAGAAGGCAACAGCTTCAGCTTTGTTATTTCGGATCCGGGCGGCCTGACCGCAACGCAGGAATTTGTCATTGAGGTTTTGAACGTCAATGATGATCCGGTCTTTGACACCTCCCCGATCCTGACGGGGACCGAAGGCTCTGCCTACAGCTACACCCCGACCTTTAACGATGAGGACGGGGACATCCCGACCATCGACATGGCGAACACCGTGCTGCCTGATTGGTTGACTATTGATCCGGCAACCGGCGCCCTGAGTGGCACCCCGACACAGGCGGATGTCGGCACCCATGCGATTAACATCGCCATCAGGGATGGCAACGGTGGCACCGCGGTGCAAGCCTTTGAGCTGACCATTGAGGCAGTCAATGACCCGCCCGTTGCACAGGATGACACGGCCACCGGCACAGAAGATGCCGTTCTGGTCATCGCGAACCTACTGGGCAATGACAGCGATGCAGAGGGCGATCCATTGAGCATCCAGTCTGTCAGCCAAGGCGCACATGGGGATGTGATGTTGAACGCTGACGGTACAGTCAGCTATACGCCTGATCCCGATTTCAGCGGCACCGACACCTTCACCTATACCGTCACAGACGACACAGGTGGCACCGATACGGCAAACGTGACGGTGACCATCGAGAATGAAAATGATGCGCCCGCAGGGGACATTCGTATCTCCGGCGCTGCAATTGTGGGCCAGACCCTGACCGTCGATCTGTCACAGCTTTCCGACCCGGACGGGATCGACAGCGCCACAATGACCTATCAATGGTTGCGAAACGGGGCAGAGATTGCCGGAGCCACCGCCAGCACCTTCACCCTCAGCGACGCTGACATCGATGCAACACTGTCCGCCTCACTGTTCTACAACGATGAGGGCGGCACGGCGGAGGCGGTGACCAGCCTTGCCACAGGTGCAGTTGCGGCCGAGGCCACGCCGGTGACTGGAACACTTGCCATCACCGGTACTGCCGGATTGTTTCAGGTGCTGCAGGTGTCCAAAGATCAATTGAATGACCCCGACGGCCTTGCACTGCAAAGCGAGAGCTATCAATGGCTCAGCGATGGACAGCCCATCACAGGCGCAACAGGCCCTGTTCTGGAAATTACACCAGAGCTGATGGGCCGCGATATTACCGTGCAATTGCATTACGTTGACAGCACCGGCACGGAGGCAACCCTCGCCAGTGCCCCACTTGCCATACCGGATCCGATCATCGGCACCGAAGCCGCTGACCAGATGACCGGCACCTCCGGCAACGATCTCATTGATGGTCTGGACGATCACGACACGCTGGTCTTTACCGCAAATCGGGCAAGCTACTCTATCACGCTCAGCCAGCAGGGGATCATTGTGGACGACCGCCGCACCGATGGTGATGGCACGGACCAGATCGCCAATATCGAAACCCTTGCGTTTCTCGACAATAATTGGCCGCTGCATGTGTTTTCTGACGTGACCACGCTAAGCCAGGCGGAATTTTCGACCTTTATCGAGATGTATATCGCTTACTTCAATCGCGCCCCGGATGCCGAGGGGCTGTTCTTCTGGGCCAATGCCCTGTCCAACGGCACCTCCCTGGAAGAGATCGCGGCACTGTTCTTTGATCAGGACGAAACCCGCAGCATCTATGGCGATGAGATCACCGATCTTCAGGGGTTCGCCCAACAGGTCTATCAAAACGTGCTGGGCCGCGCATTTGATCAAGAAGGGCTCGATTTCTGGGTATCGGTTCTGCAAAGCGGCGCCGTGGCCCTGCCAACCTTCATGCTTGAGATCATCAGAGGAGCAAAAGCACCGGCGGCGGAGGATGCAAGCCAGGCTTTCAAGGATCAGAAGGCCGCCGATGTGGCCTATCTGTCAAACAAGGCCGATCTGGGCACTTATTTCTCTGCCATCAAAGGCATGAGCGACGTAGAAAATGCCCGCGCAGCCATGACACTGTTTAACGGCAGTGCAGACAGCATCACCGCCGCGAAAAACGCGATTGATGGTTATTATGCAGATGCTTTGGATGCCCAGAACGGTGAATTCCTGATCTCCGTTGTGGGTGTGGTCGATGATCCGTTTGCGGCCTAG